The Hippoglossus hippoglossus isolate fHipHip1 chromosome 2, fHipHip1.pri, whole genome shotgun sequence genome includes a region encoding these proteins:
- the LOC117774461 gene encoding nuclear receptor subfamily 4 group A member 2-like isoform X1, which yields MQQAVFSSETSSPTCISWCAGTTMPCVQTQCGSSPPGASPASQSGAGERSCDFLTPEFVKFSMDLTNSEISAASSGPSFGPLADSYSSGYDVKPPCLFQMPVQAELPCVKVEDAHGCPRYQPTPHPSHQPDELLSSPGSVYYYRSPSPHTPITPGFQTPAGHIWDDSASLYTFRQDYLAAAAHRKNALCRFSLFSLKHAQHSGQSLSACQMKFDGSLHVSMNLDAHQPPDSPGGLGSPGLGKQPAVGFPHPLQLAHTHPFMDYQGSSAPCRGPLSSEGLCAVCGDNAACQHYGVRTCEGCKGFFKRTVQKKAKYVCLAAKSCPVDKRRRNRCQYCRFQKCLTVGMVKEVVRTDGLKGRRGRLPSKPKALTDSPVSSLLSALIRAHVESNPPPSQLDYSKFRGSPGSPLGDEAQHVRQFYDLLTTSMEVIRGWAQKVPGFTALPKHDQDLLFYSAFLELFVLRLSYRSNPEEGKLIFCDGSVWHRLQCLRGFGEWIDSIVEFSANLQRMNLDVSTFSCICSLALVTERHGLKEPKRVEELQSNVVKCLKDGGTCTDGGSDSWSNHLSRLLQKLPELRTLCIQGLQRIFYLKLEDLVPPPAVIDKLFLDTLPF from the exons ATGCAACAGGCTGTATTTAGCAGTGAAACCAGTTCACCCACTTGTATCTCCTGGTGTGCAGGGACCACCATGCCGTGCGTGCAGACCCAGTGCGGCTCCTCTCCACCCGGAGCCAGCCCGGCTTCCCAGAGCGGTGCCGGGGAGCGCAGCTGCGACTTCCTCACCCCGGAGTTTGTCAAGTTCAGCATGGACCTCACCAACAGCGAGATCTCCGCTGCTTCCTCCGGCCCCAGCTTCGGCCCCCTGGCGGACTCGTACAGCTCCGGGTACGACGTGAAGCCCCCGTGCCTCTTCCAGATGCCGGTTCAGGCGGAGCTGCCGTGCGTAAAGGTGGAGGATGCGCACGGGTGTCCGCGGTACCAGCCGACTCCGCATCCCTCGCACCAGCCCGACGAGCTGCTCTCCTCCCCGGGCTCGGTTTACTACTACCGGTCTCCCTCCCCGCACACCCCCATCACGCCCGGCTTCCAGACTCCAGCGGGCCACATCTGGGACGACTCCGCTTCCCTGTACACTTTTCGTCAGGACTATTTGGCGGCGGCGGCGCACAGGAAGAACGCGCTGTGCAGGTTCTCGTTGTTCTCTCTGAAACACGCGCAGCACAGCGGGCAGAGTTTGTCCGCGTGCCAGATGAAGTTCGACGGATCCCTCCACGTGTCCATGAACCTGGACGCGCACCAGCCGCCGGACAGTCCCGGGGGTTTGGGCTCCCCCGGCCTGGGGAAGCAGCCCGCGGTGGGGTTTCCTCACCCGCTGCAGCTCGCCCACACCCACCCCTTCATGGACTACCAGGGGTCCTCTGCGCCCTGCCGCGGACCCCTGAGCTCGGAGGGGCTGTGCGCGGTGTGCGGGGATAACGCAGCGTGCCAGCACTACGGAGTGCGCACCTGCGAGGGCTGCAAGGGATTCTTCAAG CGCACAGTGCAGAAAAAGGCCAAGTACGTGTGTCTGGCTGCCAAAAGCTGCCCGGTGGACAAACGCAGGAGGAACCGGTGCCAATACTGTCGCTTCCAGAAGTGCCTTACGGTGGGGATGGTCAAAGAAG TGGTGAGGACCGACGGTCTGAAAGGTCGGAGAGGTCGCCTGCCCTCCAAACCCAAAGCTCTCACAGACTCACCCGTCAGCAGCCTCCTGAGCGCCCTCATCAGGGCACATGTGGAGTCGAACCCTCCACCCTCTCAACTCGACTACTCCAAA TTCAGGGGAAGTCCCGGGAGTCCTCTGGGAGATGAGGCGCAGCACGTCAGGCAGTTCTACGACCTCCTGACCACGTCCATGGAGGTGATTCGGGGGTGGGCGCAGAAGGTCCCTGGCTTTACCGCTCTGCCCAAACACGACCAGGACCTGCTCTTCTACTCGGCTTTCCTGGAGCTCTTTGTGTTACGCCTCTCATACAG ATCCAACCCTGAGGAGGGGAAGCTGATCTTCTGCGATGGCTCGGTGTGGCACCGGCTCCAGTGCCTCCGGGGCTTCGGGGAGTGGATCGACAGCATCGTGGAATTCTCCGCCAACCTGCAGAGGATGAACCTGGAcgtctccaccttctcctgcATATGCAGCCTCGCGCTGGTCACAG agagacacGGACTAAAGGAGCCGAAGagagtggaggagctgcagagcaacgTTGTCAAGTGCCTGAAGGACGGAGGCACGTGCACAGACGGAGGCTCGGACTCTTGGTCCAACCATTTGTCCAGACTTTTACAAAAGCTGCCTGAGCTGCGCACTCTGTGCATCCAGGGCCTGCAGAGGATTTTCTACCTGAAGCTGGAGGACCTGGTGCCGCCGCCCGCCGTGATAGATAAGTTATTCCTCGACACATTGCCATTTTAG
- the LOC117774461 gene encoding nuclear receptor subfamily 4 group A member 2-like isoform X2 has translation MPCVQTQCGSSPPGASPASQSGAGERSCDFLTPEFVKFSMDLTNSEISAASSGPSFGPLADSYSSGYDVKPPCLFQMPVQAELPCVKVEDAHGCPRYQPTPHPSHQPDELLSSPGSVYYYRSPSPHTPITPGFQTPAGHIWDDSASLYTFRQDYLAAAAHRKNALCRFSLFSLKHAQHSGQSLSACQMKFDGSLHVSMNLDAHQPPDSPGGLGSPGLGKQPAVGFPHPLQLAHTHPFMDYQGSSAPCRGPLSSEGLCAVCGDNAACQHYGVRTCEGCKGFFKRTVQKKAKYVCLAAKSCPVDKRRRNRCQYCRFQKCLTVGMVKEVVRTDGLKGRRGRLPSKPKALTDSPVSSLLSALIRAHVESNPPPSQLDYSKFRGSPGSPLGDEAQHVRQFYDLLTTSMEVIRGWAQKVPGFTALPKHDQDLLFYSAFLELFVLRLSYRSNPEEGKLIFCDGSVWHRLQCLRGFGEWIDSIVEFSANLQRMNLDVSTFSCICSLALVTERHGLKEPKRVEELQSNVVKCLKDGGTCTDGGSDSWSNHLSRLLQKLPELRTLCIQGLQRIFYLKLEDLVPPPAVIDKLFLDTLPF, from the exons ATGCCGTGCGTGCAGACCCAGTGCGGCTCCTCTCCACCCGGAGCCAGCCCGGCTTCCCAGAGCGGTGCCGGGGAGCGCAGCTGCGACTTCCTCACCCCGGAGTTTGTCAAGTTCAGCATGGACCTCACCAACAGCGAGATCTCCGCTGCTTCCTCCGGCCCCAGCTTCGGCCCCCTGGCGGACTCGTACAGCTCCGGGTACGACGTGAAGCCCCCGTGCCTCTTCCAGATGCCGGTTCAGGCGGAGCTGCCGTGCGTAAAGGTGGAGGATGCGCACGGGTGTCCGCGGTACCAGCCGACTCCGCATCCCTCGCACCAGCCCGACGAGCTGCTCTCCTCCCCGGGCTCGGTTTACTACTACCGGTCTCCCTCCCCGCACACCCCCATCACGCCCGGCTTCCAGACTCCAGCGGGCCACATCTGGGACGACTCCGCTTCCCTGTACACTTTTCGTCAGGACTATTTGGCGGCGGCGGCGCACAGGAAGAACGCGCTGTGCAGGTTCTCGTTGTTCTCTCTGAAACACGCGCAGCACAGCGGGCAGAGTTTGTCCGCGTGCCAGATGAAGTTCGACGGATCCCTCCACGTGTCCATGAACCTGGACGCGCACCAGCCGCCGGACAGTCCCGGGGGTTTGGGCTCCCCCGGCCTGGGGAAGCAGCCCGCGGTGGGGTTTCCTCACCCGCTGCAGCTCGCCCACACCCACCCCTTCATGGACTACCAGGGGTCCTCTGCGCCCTGCCGCGGACCCCTGAGCTCGGAGGGGCTGTGCGCGGTGTGCGGGGATAACGCAGCGTGCCAGCACTACGGAGTGCGCACCTGCGAGGGCTGCAAGGGATTCTTCAAG CGCACAGTGCAGAAAAAGGCCAAGTACGTGTGTCTGGCTGCCAAAAGCTGCCCGGTGGACAAACGCAGGAGGAACCGGTGCCAATACTGTCGCTTCCAGAAGTGCCTTACGGTGGGGATGGTCAAAGAAG TGGTGAGGACCGACGGTCTGAAAGGTCGGAGAGGTCGCCTGCCCTCCAAACCCAAAGCTCTCACAGACTCACCCGTCAGCAGCCTCCTGAGCGCCCTCATCAGGGCACATGTGGAGTCGAACCCTCCACCCTCTCAACTCGACTACTCCAAA TTCAGGGGAAGTCCCGGGAGTCCTCTGGGAGATGAGGCGCAGCACGTCAGGCAGTTCTACGACCTCCTGACCACGTCCATGGAGGTGATTCGGGGGTGGGCGCAGAAGGTCCCTGGCTTTACCGCTCTGCCCAAACACGACCAGGACCTGCTCTTCTACTCGGCTTTCCTGGAGCTCTTTGTGTTACGCCTCTCATACAG ATCCAACCCTGAGGAGGGGAAGCTGATCTTCTGCGATGGCTCGGTGTGGCACCGGCTCCAGTGCCTCCGGGGCTTCGGGGAGTGGATCGACAGCATCGTGGAATTCTCCGCCAACCTGCAGAGGATGAACCTGGAcgtctccaccttctcctgcATATGCAGCCTCGCGCTGGTCACAG agagacacGGACTAAAGGAGCCGAAGagagtggaggagctgcagagcaacgTTGTCAAGTGCCTGAAGGACGGAGGCACGTGCACAGACGGAGGCTCGGACTCTTGGTCCAACCATTTGTCCAGACTTTTACAAAAGCTGCCTGAGCTGCGCACTCTGTGCATCCAGGGCCTGCAGAGGATTTTCTACCTGAAGCTGGAGGACCTGGTGCCGCCGCCCGCCGTGATAGATAAGTTATTCCTCGACACATTGCCATTTTAG